Within Haloarcula halobia, the genomic segment GAGAGTTTGAATCGGCCGGCCCAGCAGTTTGAGATAAGAGAGGGAATACGGAACGGGGAGTGCCGAGGAATACACAGTAAATGGGATTTCGAGCAAGCCGGATATATGCCGGAACGGCTGCTGTGGGCATTCAAGATTATTGAAACGCCCGGGAAACAATGATGGAAACAGGCTGGCGTCAAAGTCTACGTCGTAATCGTCGAGAACACTGTAATCTTCTGGTCTGATCGTCCCGTTCGGCAAGCGGTAGCCGAGCGGGTCGGTTGCGAATCGGGACCGGATTTCTTCGACACTCCGAGCCACTTCGAATTCGAGGTCAGCTTGGTCCCGTGGTGGATGTGTGTGAGAGTGGGGATGGACTTCGACTGGAACGGGGGGATCCATCAGAGACTGGACGACATTTGGGGCGGCATCAACGAGTTCCGTCTGAAGAAACACCGTCAGCGGTACATCAAGCGTTGTCAAATCCGAAAGGAGGGTATCGAGGTCATGTGCCGCCTCATAGGTGTTTGTGGTGAGTGCAGTGCCAAAGTCACATTCTAAGTCTAGAGTCACGTAGCATCGTTTCTCCGAAGAACCATCCTGAGAATACGTCACGATTGCGCTGTGTAGAGTATCGGTGGAAATAAGCGTTTGTGGTTTGCTCCTGCGGCGTCCAGACTTGATAGCACCGCATTGGAAGCGCGTGGACCAGTGGAAGTCCGACCAGGAATAGTGTCCCAATCAAAGAGTTGATACTGGGTGGTCTGTAACGTTCGGGCGATTGATGTCCACACCGCTTCTCTCGGTGATTACCCCGTCTTACAACCAAGCGGAGTTCATAGAGGATAACCTTCGGTCAGTCCGCGGTCTTAACGGGGCTATCGAACACATTGTGGTCGACGGTGACTCCGACGACGAGACGGTATCGATACTCAGGGAGTACGAAAACGAATACAATCTCCGCTGGGTCTCGGAACCCGACGATGGGCAATCGCATGCCGTTAACAAAGGCTTGGAGATGGCTAATGGTGAGTACGTCGGATGGCTAAACGCTGACGATTATTATCTATCAGGTGCAAATAAACTCCTTAATGCCACCAAAGACCAATCGGATGCTATAGATGTGTTTTACGGTGACTTCGTTTTCGTAGATATCGATGGACAAGAACTCAGCAAAAAGTACCACGCGAATCCCTCCCAGTTTGTCCACAAGTACTGGCAGAACTACACAGCCAATCACTGCTCTTTCATCAGGCGGTCAGTGTTCAAGGAACTCGGGGGACTGCGGGAGGATTTGGAGTACGTAATGGATGTTGAGCTCCTTTGGCGCATCCTCGAAGAAGACTACGAACAGCGCCACGTCCCGCATTTTATCGCGGCCCGACGGATTCACGACGACGCGAAAACCGTCGGCGAATCTACACATAAGAATGAACAGGAAAAAGAACTCCTCCGAGACATGTACGGCTATTCGCTTATCGATCGGTTTGTCCCGCGAAAGGCCCTAACTCTGCTGGCTATCTGTTTGCAGACGATACTGTTCGCTAGTCAGTCCCGATGGGAGGCCATCGAAAACGTTGTCGACACGCTCAAATCCCGGTGATACATACGCGCTAACGAATATGGGACAGGACGGGGCCGTCGTAGTCTCACTGGATTTCGAACTGGCTTGGGGCACGCATGGCCTCGATATCGACAACGATCTCGAAGCCGAGCAACAGTATCGGAACGTCAAGCAGTTGCTTGACCTCTTCAATCGGTACGACGCACCGGCAACTTGGGCCGTTGTCGGGCATCTCATGCTGAACTCCTGTGATGGAAGTCATACCAGCCTACCTCGCCCGGACGGTCAACTCGGCCATCGGTGGTACGACGAGGACCCCGGTACTGACTCTGATGATGCCCCGTTATATTACGCCCCAGATCTCGTCGAGGCAATTGCTTCTACCGAGATATCCCAC encodes:
- a CDS encoding polysaccharide deacetylase family protein — encoded protein: MTYSQDGSSEKRCYVTLDLECDFGTALTTNTYEAAHDLDTLLSDLTTLDVPLTVFLQTELVDAAPNVVQSLMDPPVPVEVHPHSHTHPPRDQADLEFEVARSVEEIRSRFATDPLGYRLPNGTIRPEDYSVLDDYDVDFDASLFPSLFPGRFNNLECPQQPFRHISGLLEIPFTVYSSALPVPYSLSYLKLLGRPIQTLLRHNPPETIVFDMHLHDYALPSTHRQLSHPARFIYGRNRDSGPAILRSMLAAFESQGYEFEKLSKLYIEIDSERPL
- a CDS encoding glycosyltransferase family 2 protein, whose amino-acid sequence is MSTPLLSVITPSYNQAEFIEDNLRSVRGLNGAIEHIVVDGDSDDETVSILREYENEYNLRWVSEPDDGQSHAVNKGLEMANGEYVGWLNADDYYLSGANKLLNATKDQSDAIDVFYGDFVFVDIDGQELSKKYHANPSQFVHKYWQNYTANHCSFIRRSVFKELGGLREDLEYVMDVELLWRILEEDYEQRHVPHFIAARRIHDDAKTVGESTHKNEQEKELLRDMYGYSLIDRFVPRKALTLLAICLQTILFASQSRWEAIENVVDTLKSR